Proteins from a genomic interval of Siniperca chuatsi isolate FFG_IHB_CAS linkage group LG10, ASM2008510v1, whole genome shotgun sequence:
- the LOC122882739 gene encoding uncharacterized protein LOC122882739 isoform X2 yields the protein MNLDSLEDSIQNLLSVLYPPFEATAPTLLSQLFQIIDCRYQGDALRCLLDFLVPAKHILDTVQQAACAQYSDVVFLCEGWPLCLHDQVVIHLAPINPLLLQPGDFYFQVAPFCDQSARIVVCSLLEEEGLRVEVVEETPIPETSYPCIFSRDWLVEINQGRHGTLLSHCLLATEQGVVRLPWERVAVPDFVDVSLCAGSSMASAPPSYSPLPPLLPDPPPLPHFPENSSSNRSCPLSPSKESAPKRYPVTIQNSILTSSSHPSDFSVETRICPAKHGIAVSLCLVDTRAASSSRLVKVKETETEPKPIGWVSPNTWDSCFTGPNTATKTSTISGARTPASGDTNTCKGEDKGVIVSKNIGQDKHKDTNIKDINRRGPADHVVAEGEYIDILQATMLFGKAQSVTEEQQKLEVKMQPNTKIEPQMQRYPHRQAQVQPHAQMESYRQRQRQPNTQITPQAQSQAHVPLPTKPQAQSNSRSDAVVSLRPNMSTETGPPSALHHSQSQSHHPDSLEPSQCVRTVQFSEKPCTPCMRRRQGGKVSRAQELRCRYRDSYQAAIQNPVTFGQEKERGNMLAVVEEDGVFSQCDDRQRLPETGTGDPWCNVQEMWFEPGMQHQSSSSVSGAICKESGEKNTVPYWKPGDTNTAPCMDYRGTNVLKFGGLPEQTTERTTLPFREPRDAHSKNDGNLHNVNGTNLAAGMRINTSRALSSLNDPKQSDVISAKHHRLPFSSSDISAMNMTLKPCERLQSRTNSMRVGPNLFKSLAAPQNRRESMSDGRCSSLSTAVVDTSEKCELVIVEGQNVRRRENTDSCAEIPQLHVVKCKNSTAFRLVSPKINRRKMVIPDGAQPSSTSITSRKGHQTENPSQTDPLPAAETQKISQPASVRPRPDHLPLGSPDPRAHPLYLGVASLTGGRDRTGRAVVELYGDHQGWSSAVTSQELLRMLLYFYSITRREIREAGMTLIFDARKTNPQPQLYKALMTFQEQTPQAVNSFVLLVDKESSLRPERCPGTQTEVVTSMKALFKLVEVSQLSSRLDGTLSQSHCDWIELHQKLFPFVTDLHEASSLLLRAISKLEEPQRTDTVQTVKKCMMDQRTLMRDVLEDSRLVSLQREGGAILARLRKESDLKYPHCEDLSDAVDSVTSLYNQVEEQGHILVQRSNMSLEHLEYLLQLRDMEGHFMQMQQWFNVEGERHLLEAESVEDSGDRMEQILNSFTGFLIEANDQRYHAMTLVSEAERLQRNGLSYPETEAFWTLVCTFKSGLEDFLCRAEACGRELQIMVNVCDFSEQGTALANECIEYLDKSQSRMTNEDQDQSTTPVNQTNTKIQHQNQDSGLSTASLCPSDLHAAHGSGPTPPSGLLSGNDSSILQTFQDRFLQFSPERFQEVKAQASALRGSRGMRVWNVAWLRCQEARQQLQERIQDVDEVFQQQPDSSSLCESHYVDVVSTNVQTMSPGGLSLVVQSTPGPQHPQWEGIVSGAVDLGKRRPILGGNSTNSTTVACCNITVKPEDHSNAATSQGSKVTPQSPHRRTERETRRRQTSRARSERDAAALSQSHTVGCQWFPWGRGLGVRSVSQDSCTTGVATAGSSTPPEQRVRPPSSCSHHGQPSCRILQEAQKFQISRHGSFCSEESCMSDQGAAGGNGTLCCKHSSLPIGRYEGAFCLAAPQESASDALRLQRVLEELVFTEREYIRSLGYILTHYLPLLDRPDIPQDLRGKRGIIFGNLEKLYDFHSHYFLPELEACQREPAMVARCFLRHSESFGLYALYSKNKPQSDALILHRRHDIFKKKQQELGDMMDLSSYLLRPIQRISKYSLLLQDMLALAGSYRPKDMIQDTLLTSSVCAQSVCGQGAYVPDLTSSERERERAEIQAAADLVRFQMRHGNDLLTMDAIQECDVNLKEQGQLIRQDEFTVFFKKKKCVRRIFLFEDLVLFSKTKRTDIGNDVYVYKQSFKTSDIGMTHNSSVSNLCFEIWFRRRKSEDTYTLKASNMEVKKAWTSDLERILWNQAAHSRELRMQERVFMGMGHKPFMDIQPSDAAICDRAVSCILPGRIPVACCSHRGLEYPRPHSIGSGSTTSTTLSQSSSSSGRGSLPPAGYPGNQSQGVDTSPAICSSPEAVTENELNHHHLHQHQLHNCEQWKTHHPLMDSTESSGECINLFSSSDHSCLSAIGGEVVDDSSSFGSQSSKPRPPLCRTPSLRRNGSPAVTGKKAGVAPKPPHLANAQIIGPLKLIGPVGDLLVTLQTDGL from the exons AACCTTGATTCTCTGGAGGACTCAATCCAGAACCTGCTGTCGGTGCTGTACCCGCCCTTCGAGGCCACCGCCCCCACACTTCTCAGCCAGCTCTTCCAAATCATTGATTGTCGTTATCAGGGAGATGCCCTGCGGTGCCTGCTGGACTTTCTGGTCCCGGCCAAGCACATCTTAGACACTGTGCAGCAGGCTGCATGT GCTCAGTACTCTGATGTAGTTTTCCTGTGTGAGGGCTGGCCTCTGTGTTTGCATGACCAAGTTGTCATCCACCTTGCTCCCATCAACCCCCTGCTACTTCAGCCTGGCGACTTTTACTTCCAGGTGGCACCATTCTGTGACCAATCAGCTCGCATCGTGGTCTGCAGCCTCCTGGAAGAGGAGGGGCTTAGAGTGGAGGTAGTTGAGGAAACCCCAATCCCTGAGACTTCCTATCCTTGTATATTCAGCCGTGACTGGTTAGTGGAGATCAACCAGGGCCGCCATGGAACGCTTCTCAGCCACTGCCTGCTTGCCACTGAGCAGGGCGTGGTGAGGTTGCCATGGGAAAGGGTGGCTGTGCCTGATTTTGTGGATGTGTCACTGTGTGCTGGGAGTAGCATGGCCTCTGCTCCTCCTTCATATTCTCCTTTACCTCCTCTGCTTCCTGatcctccacctcttcctcatTTTCCTGAGAATTCTTCATCAAATCGTTCAtgtcctctttctccttcaaaGGAATCTGCACCTAAACGCTATCCTGTAACCATTCAAAATTCAATTTTAACATCTTCTTCCCATCCCTCTGACTTCTCTGTAGAGACCAGAATATGTCCAGCAAAGCACGGCATTGCTGTGTCACTCTGCCTGGTGGATACTAGGGCTGCTTCTTCATCTAGGCTGGTCAAAGTAAAAGAGACTGAAACAGAGCCCAAGCCTATTGGCTGGGTGTCCCCTAATACGTGGGACAGCTGTTTTACTGGGCCAAATACAGCTACAAAAACAAGCACTATTTCAGGTGCACGCACCCCTGCTAGTGGGGATACAAATACGTGCAAAGGTGAAGATAAGGGTGTAATTGTTTCTAAAAATATAGGGCAAGATAAACATAAAGATACAAACATTAAAGATATAAACAGGAGAGGGCCAGCAGACCACGTTGTTGCAGAGGGGGAATATATTGATATTCTGCAGGCAACAATGCTTTTTGGTAAAGCTCAATCAGTAACTGAGGAACAACAGAAACTGGAAGTGAAAAtgcaaccaaacacaaaaatcGAACCGCAAATGCAAAGATATCCACACAGACAAGCACAAGTGCAACCGCATGCACAAATGGAGTCGTACAGGCAAAGACAAAGAcagccaaacacacagataacacCTCAAGCACAGTCACAAGCACATGTGCCGTTACCTACAAAACCACAAGCACAAAGTAATTCTAGATCAGATGCTGTTGTATCATTAAGGCCCAACATGTCCACAGAAACAGGACCTCCATCAGCTCTCCACCATTCTCAATCCCAATCCCATCATCCTGACTCACTTGAACCTTCTCAGTGTGTCCGCACTGTCCAGTTCTCAGAGAAACCCTGTACCCCGTGCATGAGGAGAAGACAAGGTGGAAAGGTTTCCAGAGCTCAGGAGCTGAGGTGTCGATACAGGGACTCCTACCAGGCTGCTATACAAAACCCTGTCACCTTTggacaggagaaagagagggggaataTGTTAGctgtggtggaggaggatgGTGTTTTCTCACAGtgtgatgacagacagaggCTACCAGAGACTGGAACAGGGGATCCCTGGTGTAATGTTCAAGAAATGTGGTTTGAACCTGGGATGCAACACCagtcctcttcctctgtcagtGGAGCCATCTGTAAGGAGTCAGGAGAAAAGAACACTGTTCCATATTGGAAACCAGGAGATACCAACACTGCCCCCTGTATGGATTACAGGggaacaaatgttttaaaatttggCGGACTACCAGAACAGACAACTGAAAGGACCACTCTGCCATTTAGGGAACCAAGGGATGCACACTCTAAAAATGATGGCAATTTACACAATGTGAACGGGACAAATTTAGCAGCAGGAATGAGGATAAACACTAGTAGAGCTTTGTCGAGTTTAAATGATCCTAAACAGTCAGATGTGATCTCTGCCAAACACCACCGATTACCATTTAGTTCAAGTGATATTTCAGCAATGAACATGACTCTCAAGCCTTGTGAAAGGCTACAAAGCAGAACCAATTCTATGAGAGTGGGTCCAAACCTTTTTAAGTCTCTTGCAGCGCCACAGAACAGACGGGAATCCATGTCCGATGGAAGATGTTCATCCCTCTCTACAGCTGTGGTGGACACCTCAGAGAAGTGTGAGCTGGTCATTGTTGAAGGTCAAAATGTTAGGAGAAGAGAAAATACTGACTCCTGTGCAGAGATTCCCCAGCTGCATGTggtcaaatgtaaaaacagcacaGCCTTTCGACTGGTTTCACCCAAGATCAACAGGAGGAAGATGGTCATTCCAG ATGGTGCTCAGCCTAGCAGTACGTCCATAACCAGTAGAAAAGGCCATCAGACGGAGAACCCATCACAGACAGATCCACTTCCAGCAGCAGAGACGCAGAAGATCTCCCAGCCTGCCTCTGTTCGTCCCAGACCTGACCACCTTCCCTTGGGATCCCCAGACCCCAGAGCCCACCCCCTCTATTTAGGAGTAGCATCTCTCACAG GCGGCAGAGACAGGACAGGCAGGGCAGTAGTTGAGCTCTATGGAGACCACCAGGGATGGAGTTCAGCTGTAACAAGCCAGGAGCTCTTAAGGATGCTGCTCTATTTTTACTCTATCACCAG GAGAGAAATCAGAGAAGCTGGGATGACACTCATTTTCGATGCAAGGAAGACAAATCCTCAACCACAGCTCTATAAGGCCTTGATGACGTTTCAG GAGCAGACTCCCCAGGCAGTAAAtagttttgtactgttggtGGACAAGGAGAGCAGCCTTCGGCCAGAGCGGTGTCCCGGCACTCAG ACTGAAGTGGTGACATCGATGAAAGCCTTGTTCAAGTTGGTGGAAGTGAGTCAGCTGAGCTCCCGCTTGGATGGCACACTGTCTCAAAGCCACTGTGACTGGATAGAGCTGCACCAG AAACTCTTCCCATTTGTGACTGATCTTCATGAGGCGTCCAGCCTCCTACTGAGGGCCATCAGTAAGTTAGAGGAGCCCCAGAGGACGGACACTGTACAG ACTGTGAAGAAGTGCATGATGGACCAGAGAACTCTGATGAGGGATGTACTGGAAGACAGCCGATTGGTCAGCCTGCAGAGGGAGGGCGGGGCCATCCTGGCCAGGCTGAGGAAGGAGAGTGACCTCAAATACCCCCACTGTGAGGACCTCAG TGATGCAGTGGACTCGGTGACCAGCCTGTACAACCAGGTGGAGGAGCAGGGTCACATCCTCGTCCAGAGGTCCAACATGTCACTGGAACACCTGGAGTATCTGCTGCAACTCAGAGACATGGAGGGACACTTCATGCAG ATGCAACAGTGGTTTAATGTAGAGGGAGAGCGCCACCTGCTGGAAGCTGAATCGGTCGAGGACTCAGGCGACAGAATGGAGCAGATCCTCAACAGCTTCACTGGTTTCCTTATTGAAGCTAAT GACCAAAGGTACCATGCCATGACATTAGTGTCAGAGGCAGAGCGACTCCAGCGAAATGGGCTCTCCTACCCAGAGACAGAGGCATTCTGGACTCTAGTCTGCACCTTCAAGTCAGGCCTGGAGGACTTTCTGTGTAGGGCAGAGGCATGCGGCAGGGAGCTGCAGATCATGgttaatgtttgtgatttttctgAGCAG GGAACAGCTCTGGCTAACGAATGTATTGAGTACCTGGACAAGAGTCAATCGAGAATGACCAATGAAGACCAAGACCAATCTAcaacacctgtcaatcaaacaaacACCAAAATACAACACCAAAACCAAGACTCTGGACTGAGCACTGCATCCCTTTGTCCATCTGATCTCCATGCAGCACATGGCTCAGGCCCAACCCCCCCCAGTGGTTTACTGTCAGGCAATGACAGCTCTATCCTCCAGACTTTCCAAGACAGGTTCCTCCAGTTCAGCCCTGAGAGATTTCAGGAGGTGAAGGCCCAAGCCAGCGCCCTGCGGGGCTCCAGGGGGATGCGGGTCTGGAACGTAGCCTGGCTGAGATGCCAGGAAGCCAGGCAGCAGCTTCAGGAGAGGATACAGGATGTGGATGAGGTTTTCCAGCAACAACCAGATTCTAGCAGCTTGTGTGAAAGTCATTATGTTGATGTGGTGAGCACTAATGTTCAGACAATGTCTCCCGGTGGCCTGAGTCTGGTGGTACAATCAACGCCTGGACCTCAGCACCCGCAGTGGGAGGGCATCGTGTCAGGAGCGGTGGATTTAGGGAAGAGAAGACCGATCCTGGGCGGCAACAGCACTAATTCAACAACTGTAGCCTGCTGTAACATCACTGTCAAACCTGAAGATCACAGTAATGCTGCAACCAgccaggggtcaaaggtcactccACAGTCACCTCACAG gagaacagaaagagagactaGGAGGAGACAGACGAGCAGAGCAAGGAGTGAGAGAGATGCCGCTGCTCTGTCTCAGTCCCACACTGTCGGCTGCCAGTGGTTTCCATGGGGACGAGGTCTTGGAGTGCGGTCGGTGAGCCAGGACTCGTGCACCACAGGAGTAGCGACGGCGGGGTCATCCACTCCTCCAGAGCAGCGGGTTCGACCCCCGTCATCCTGCTCCCACCACGGTCAGCCATCTTGTCGGATCCTTCAGGAGGCTCAGAAGTTCCAGATCTCCCGCCACGGGAGCTTCTGCTCAGAAGAGTCCTGTATGAGCGACCAGGGGGCTGCAGGGGGTAATGGGACTTTATGCTGCAAACACTCCAGCCTGCCCATCGGGAGATATGAGGGGGCGTTTTGTTTGGCAGCTCCACAGGAGAGTGCCAGCGATGCCCT GAGGCTGCAGCGTGTCCTGGAGGAGCTGGTGTTTACAGAAAGAGAATACATCCGCTCGCTGGGCTACATCCTGACCCATTACCTCCCCCTGCTGGACAGACCAGACATCCCCCAGGACCTCAGGGGCAAGCGAGGCATCATCTTCGGCAACCTGGAGAAGCTTTATGACTTCCACAGCCACTACTTCCTGCCAGAGCTGGAGGCCTGCCAAAGGGAGCCTGCCATGGTGGCACGCTGCTTTCTCAGACAT AGTGAGAGTTTTGGCCTGTATGCTCTGTACAGCAAgaacaaacctcagtcagatgCCCTAATCCTACACCGTCGCCATGACATCTTCAAG aagaagcagcaggagcTGGGGGACATGATGGACCTTTCGTCCTACCTGCTGAGGCCCATTCAAAGGATCAGCAAGTACAGCCTCCTGCTGCAGGACATGCTGGCTCTGGCTGGCTCATATAGGCCAAAAGACATGATCCAGGATACACTGCTCACGTCTAGTGTGTGcgcacagagtgtgtgtggtcAAGGTGCGTATGTTCCTGATCTGACGAGCAGTGAGAGGGAGCGGGAGAGGGCTGAGATCCAAGCCGCTGCAGACCTGGTTCGGTTTCAGATGCGTCACGGCAACGATTTGCTCACCATGGATGCCATCCAGGAGTGTGAC GTGAATTTAAAAGAGCAGGGCCAGCTGATTCGCCAAGACGAGTTCACAGTTTTctttaagaagaagaaatgtgtcCGCCGCATCTTTCTCTTTGAAGATCTCGTCCTCTTCAGCAAGACCAAGAGGACAGATATTGGCAACGATGTTTATGTCTACAAGCAGTCATTCAAG ACGAGCGACATCGGCATGACCCACAACTCAAGTGTGAGCAATTTGTGTTTTGAGATCTGGTTCCGCAGGAGGAAAAGTGAGGACACCTACACCCTGAAGGCCTCCAACATGGAGGTGAAGAAAGCCTGGACCTCCGATCTGGAGAGGATTCTTTGGAATCAGGCCGCTCACAGTAGag AGCTGCGTATGCAGGAGAGGGTGTTCATGGGAATGGGCCACAAACCTTTCATGGACATTCAACCCAGTGATGCTGCCATCTGTGACCGAGCTGTCAGCTGTATCCTGCCTGGGAGAA TCCCTGTGGCGTGTTGTTCACACAGGGGCTTAGAATATCCACGACCACACTCCATTGGCTCTGGTAGCACCACTTCCACTACCCTCAGCCaatcatcttcctcctctggcCGGGGCTCGCTGCCCCCTGCTGGTTATCCCGGGAACCAGTCACAGGGAGTGGACACCAGTCCGGCCATCTGCTCCTCCCCTGAGGCTGTGACTGAAAATGAACTTaaccatcatcatcttcatcagcaTCAGCTTCATAACTGTGAACAATGGAAAACTCATCATCCTCTGA TGGACAGCACTGAATCATCTGGAGAATGCATCAACCTCTTCAGCAGCTCCGACCACAGCTGCCTGTCTGCCATTGGTGGAGAGGTAGTGGACGACTCCTCCTCGTTTGGGTCCCAGAGTTCAAAGCCGCGCCCACCACTTTGTCGGACCCCTAGCCTGAGGAGAAACGGCTCACCAGCAGTTACCGGAAAGAAAGCAGGTGTCGCCCCCAAACCTCCACATCTGGCTAATGCTCAG ATCATCGGTCCACTGAAGCTCATCGGTCCTGTTGGAGATCTTCTGGTCACTCTGCAGACAGACGGTTTATAG